In Gossypium arboreum isolate Shixiya-1 chromosome 6, ASM2569848v2, whole genome shotgun sequence, the following are encoded in one genomic region:
- the LOC108485107 gene encoding uncharacterized protein LOC108485107, with product MARRTTQVLDSIYLMNTVEIFRESIRVILLHPTHFHSISVFLFSPLPVSLFLSHFLLHHFPQIPSSVITITDHLFAQGLPNFPSKTLVHIMVCTPSSVTFSLLGRAATIQAVSDSYNGIQLDGRRLFMRSGLAWIKLLHTRSLELLVILGLFGAMVVGLAVAPKMLYTFGISSVGMGFWGVVGLLGIPFCVMFAHVMVVGNMANVIAVLESECDGLGSLWKAKKLMEGRRQTGLMMALLSNIGLRVVECVFELRICSGICMWEIPVLISMYSSVLVLETVMNVVLYYACKS from the coding sequence ATGGCAAGAAGAACAACACAAGTTCTTGACTCCATCTATCTGATGAACACTGTTGAGATTTTTAGAGAATCCATCAGGGTGATCCTTCTTCACCCTACTCATTTCCATTCCATCTCTGTTTTCCTCTTCTCGCCGCTCCCGGTTTCTCTTTTCTTATCGCATTTTCTCCTTCACCATTTCCCCCAAATACCTTCCTCAGTTATAACAATCACAGATCATTTATTCGCACAAGGGCTGCCGAATTTCCCGTCCAAAACACTTGTTCACATCATGGTATGCACCCCTTCTTCCGTTACGTTCTCTCTTCTTGGAAGAGCAGCCACCATCCAAGCAGTTTCAGATAGTTACAATGGCATACAACTTGATGGAAGAAGGCTATTCATGAGAAGTGGTTTGGCTTGGATTAAGCTTCTCCACACAAGGTCTTTGGAGCTCCTCGTTATACTAGGCCTGTTTGGAGCAATGGTGGTTGGTTTAGCAGTGGCACCAAAGATGCTTTACACATTTGGAATCAGCTCAGTTGGAATGGGGTTTTGGGGTGTTGTGGGGTTGCTAGGGATACCTTTTTGCGTGATGTTCGCACATGTAATGGTGGTGGGGAACATGGCGAACGTGATAGCAGTATTGGAGAGTGAATGTGACGGACTTGGCTCACTATGGAAAGCTAAAAAGCTTATGGAAGGAAGACGACAAACAGGCTTAATGATGGCATTGTTGAGCAACATAGGGTTGAGGGTAGTTGAGTGTGTATTTGAGTTGAGAATATGCAGCGGAATCTGTATGTGGGAAATCCCTGTATTGATATCAATGTATTCTTCGGTTCTTGTTCTTGAAACAGTCATGAATGTTGTATTATATTACGCATGTAAATCTTGA